A segment of the Dermacentor andersoni chromosome 5, qqDerAnde1_hic_scaffold, whole genome shotgun sequence genome:
ATCTTCCTGTGTCAGCAAGCCTTGATACCACGCTAAAGCATCCTTCCGTATTTCCACGCCAGCAGAGTCCGTGACTTCGGTCTCCACGAGCGCTTCAATCGTAACGCAGCAAAAAAGGAGCCCGAGCAAATCAATACGATGATACTTCTTGGCAAAAGTAAAGTTTTCATGCAGCCTAGCCAAGCGTTCCAGACAGGGATCCGTCAGAGCCTTGACTACCACTTCCAAAGAATTGACGATGAGCTGTTCCTGCCTCTCTTTGATCGATGTCCTGATTTGCGCCAACAGCTGATACAGCGCAGCAAAGTTGAGTCTCGTCTTTTTAGACCTGACGACGTTCGCCAGTGCCATTATCTGGCACAGCTGCTGCTCAAGGCTAGAGAGGTTGTGGTACTGCGAGTGGCGAAAAAGTAAGGTGAGGCCCTCTTCCGTGACGCACTGTTCCCACTGGACCCAGGTAAGAGGCAAACCTTCGGCCGCCGTTGATGCGTGTTGCAACAAAAAAATAAGGCACAGGTAGTAGTGATATCGCAGCACCGCCTGGCGGTCGAACCGCTTCGCGGTCTTGCACTCAAAGCCGAGCCTCACGTAAACGCGGCCGTACGCTCCCCGGCCGCCCGCATCCGCGAGGCGCAGCCACTGTTCGCAGCCGGTGCAGGGGACCTCGTTGACGAAAATCGACGCCGCGCCCATGAAGTCGTCGGCGCCGTCGAAAGAGCACATGGTCTCGAACATCTCCCTCAGGAAGTGCAGGCACGAGAAGCACGAACGCACGTCCCGGAGCTCCCGGAACACGCCGCACAGTGTCCGTGGGTCCTTGTCCCAAACGACGAGCTGAAAGGCATCCGAACCCGGGTCCGACACACGGATGCGGAATCTCTCATCCCACATGGGGCAAACTGTCCTGTTCTTGACGCTGGTCAGCTGCGCGTCCGAGCCACCGACGCGCAGAGCGCAGTACGGGTCGGACTTCCCGCTCACGTCTCTGGCCACGAGACCTTCGGCCTGAACGACGGTGACGAGCAGGTGCACGTCGACTTCCGGCAGTTTGGAAACGAGGCGCGCAATCTTCTCCTCGCCCGACACCTGCAGGACTTCGGCGAACGTTGTGTTCACGTAGCTGCGCAGCTGTTCGCTGACGGCGCCGTAGGGCTTTGTCGGCTTGCCGACGCCCCTCTCGGCCATGTGCAGGCACTGGACGCACAGCCTCAAGAAGTCTCGCTGCGATATGGGATCGAAGAGCCTCTCGAGTTCCTGCGCGGGGTCGGGGCTCCCCTCGTAGATTTCGGCAGGGCTGGATGAGCCGCTCGGAACCATATGCAACTTCTTCGTTCTCTTTGTGGTTTGGTTTGCTCGGTGAGTGGGGGTAGGCGGAgcggggtaggggggggggggggggtagttggTGGCACTGATACCCACTGTGGGCGATTGGCCGATAATCTCGTGAATTAGGAAAGTAAATAGTAGTatctaaaaagaaacattgctaaATCCCCGAGCATATTTTAATTCATTCATCTTATTCTGAATGATTGCGGTGCATATTTCCACAGTgcgggatcggccatgaatcaaGTGGTTAAAGGCTTCTCGTATGCGTAACATTCAAGAAGATATTTGGAGACACCCAATCGTGGGTACAACTTTATTACCGAAATAAATTAAACGTGAGCGGCATAATATCGTGGCACAGTTCCTACACATAGTTATTTGGGCGTACGATAGAAGACGTGCTGTAAGACGTGTGCGTGACTGCGGAAAATAGGAACGCGGTAAAGTGAGTGCTTGATCAAGTTGGTGGCTGTATTTCGTCGGACAGAAGACGAAGGACTTGAAAGCGCCTGCGGTTACTAGTGACTTGTTCACCAGTTACCCCAACAAATTAATAGTAATAGGCAGTAACTAAGCAGCCAAGTGTCAACAGGGCCAGGAGTGCGACGGAACCTCGGTCAGTCAGGTAGCATGTTTTACAAAAACGAAA
Coding sequences within it:
- the LOC126530343 gene encoding protein unc-13 homolog 4B-like — encoded protein: MVPSGSSSPAEIYEGSPDPAQELERLFDPISQRDFLRLCVQCLHMAERGVGKPTKPYGAVSEQLRSYVNTTFAEVLQVSGEEKIARLVSKLPEVDVHLLVTVVQAEGLVARDVSGKSDPYCALRVGGSDAQLTSVKNRTVCPMWDERFRIRVSDPGSDAFQLVVWDKDPRTLCGVFRELRDVRSCFSCLHFLREMFETMCSFDGADDFMGAASIFVNEVPCTGCEQWLRLADAGGRGAYGRVYVRLGFECKTAKRFDRQAVLRYHYYLCLIFLLQHASTAAEGLPLTWVQWEQCVTEEGLTLLFRHSQYHNLSSLEQQLCQIMALANVVRSKKTRLNFAALYQLLAQIRTSIKERQEQLIVNSLEVVVKALTDPCLERLARLHENFTFAKKYHRIDLLGLLFCCVTIEALVETEVTDSAGVEIRKDALAWYQGLLTQEDLRDDDSLTNIVTRILSTIEAYHQEADRIFKSAWNETYTQIVLKELDAFICQAFETRVRNFSTSLVDKPADDVSRSKAVEESLRLFYAFQRFRKEVSSALVSSSYPMRMGKLQDWFGFDLVLLWFDLARIPVSGWISDLVDKDDMSPLARDVKYGSAVRDTIDILHSRYVELWRKLDLRDFRCVRAFTTAMAEECSHFVRVLSSRVVSAGYFDVIGEFEVSSQLCVAVSSFARIASFLQETITEVDFVCLNDCDDIAERAGEARFPLERALDTSLIAMARVCSEAVDKLGPELRKRMSRVCDASSRHLQDRALHDLVQYVDACIGALHDHLDDIAFRKMLRLLWRSSVSSIREHASLIQDNYLYRFTTASLSFVGLHRALFQLKDVFHAGGAGLSVVELNVKPYADLDEKLNELVRALEEHNTDLCKNGGAVIV